Proteins encoded in a region of the Cydia pomonella isolate Wapato2018A chromosome 3, ilCydPomo1, whole genome shotgun sequence genome:
- the LOC133516315 gene encoding proton-coupled folate transporter-like — MHCAQNYKSENVDERLLRQIQNFDKIETDNENIPRQRLTERLKYLRSNITVEPVMAGLVIPATLAKLAIQNLNLAKACLVKLHYGPEICNPLIDKHGSNFTEYEREVQKVISSIETWRSIIHTALPTLVVMFMGAWSDRTGNRKICMLLPIFGDLLMTVSNIICTMLFYEIPVEVTMFLEVLFPAITGGWVTIFIGIFSYISDITTPETRTFRIGLVNLCLTIGILIGTSLSGIILKSFGYVGTFLISGCLYLLTMIYGYICLKNNTKPPKTEIKKFKFSELLSLQKDTLCVITKERPGDLRLMIILNLLVVAITYGPSHGMFIFLITHVL; from the exons ATGCATTGTGCTCAAAATTACAAATCGGAAAATGTTGACGAAAGGTTACTTCGCCAAATACAGAATTTTGATAAAATCGAAACAGATAACGAAAACATTCCGAGACAACGGCTTACCGAAAGATTAAAATATCTGAGATCAAACATAACTGTGGAACCCGTTATGGCTGGTCTGGTTATACCGGCGACCTTGGCAAAACTCgcaattcaaaatttaaatttggcTAAAGCTTGTCTTGTGAAACTACATTATGGTCCTGAAATATGTAATCCCTTAATTGATAAACATGGCAGCAACTTTACTGAATATGAGCGAGAAGTACAGAAAGTCATTTCGTCGATAGAAACATGGAGAAGCATAATTCATACCGCCTTGCCAACGCTCGTCGTGATGTTTATGGGGGCCTGGAGCGACAGAACTGGCAACAGAAAAATCTGCATGTTGCTTCCTATTTTCGGAGACTTATTGATGACTGTAAGCAATATAATATGCACTATGCTCTTTTACGAGATCCCCGTAGaagttacaatgtttttagaAGTATTGTTCCCGGCCATCACTGGAGGTTGGGTAACTATTTTTATTGGAATTTTTAGCTATATTAGTGACATTACTACCCCTGAGACCAGAACGTTTCGTATTGGCTTGGTGAACTTGTGCCTAACGATCGGGATACTCATAGGAACTAGTTTGAGTGGAATTATACTAAAATCTTTTGGTTACGTGGGGACATTTCTAATATCTGGTTGTTTATACCTACTGACAATGATATACGGttacatttgtttaaaaaataatacaaaaccaccGAAAACGGAAATCAAAAAG TTTAAGTTTTCAGAATTGCTGTCCCTACAAAAAGATACACTATGTGTCATCACCAAGGAAAGGCCGGGCGACTTAAGATTGatgattattttaaacttattagtAGTTGCTATTACTTATGGACCCAGTCATGGTatgttcatttttttaattactcatGTTTTATAG
- the LOC133516317 gene encoding uncharacterized protein LOC133516317 encodes MYSTYSHILHALAAVLSISILSKRWGLDDSVLCLISFTSKLVGFVYINFVQTDFQMYLVPIVQFLNATTYTSLRSMSSKLVPSEELGKMNSLFSLVETLAALVFDPVYATIYAQTMKQFTSAVYVFSGGMAMPAIIILMYVSVNIIIFPFICTSVP; translated from the exons ATGTATTCGACGTACAGTCACATATTACATGCATTGG CTGCTGTCCTGTCAATAAGTATATTGAGCAAGCGATGGGGCCTAGATGACTCCGTACTCTGTCTCATTTCATTCACAAGCAAACTCGTCGGTTTTGTTTACATCAATTTCGTCCAAACTGATTTTCAAATGTATTTGG TTCCCATCGTACAATTTTTGAATGCAACGACATATACTTCCTTGCGTTCAATGTCATCAAAACTAGTACCAAGTGAAGAATTGG GCAAAATGAATTCCCTATTCAGTCTAGTGGAGACCCTCGCTGCGCTCGTGTTCGACCCGGTGTACGCAACCATATACGCCCAGACCATGAAGCAATTCACAAGCGCGGTGTATGTCTTTAGTGGTGGGATGGCAATGCCCGCCATCATCATTTTAATGTATGTTTCTGTCAATATTATTATCTTCCCCTTTATATGTACTTCAGTGCCTTAA